One window of Trifolium pratense cultivar HEN17-A07 linkage group LG5, ARS_RC_1.1, whole genome shotgun sequence genomic DNA carries:
- the LOC123884750 gene encoding transcription factor bHLH146-like, with the protein MEGQQNKRKRVYSVEPNKVMQAKFSRNYINYLAPALMKIKERRSSIEAKNVENVVKYEVDMAMVFSSQGFAWSNALKLKLQKDGGEGSSRINYQQNDMGPLDFSKKNCSKFEASKILEEKKLVEENEIVDDQLRCLRKLIPGGEEIMCDEQMVSELESYVSCLQMQVNILKCLTD; encoded by the coding sequence aTGGAAGGCCAACAAAATAAACGCAAACGCGTTTATTCGGTTGAACCAAACAAAGTAATGCAAGCAAAATTTAGTAGAAACTATATTAACTATTTAGCACCAGCTTTGATGAAGATCAAGGAAAGAAGAAGTTCTATAGAAGCCAAGAATGTTGAAAATGTTGTCAAGTATGAAGTGGACATGGCAATGGTTTTTTCATCTCAAGGTTTTGCTTGGAGTAATGCTCTAAAATTAAAGCTTCAAAAAGATGGTGGTGAAGGTTCATCAAGAATTAATTATCAACAAAATGACATGGGCCCACTTGATTTTTCTAAGaaaaattgttcaaaatttGAGGCTAGTAAGATtttggaggaaaaaaaattggttgaagaAAATGAGATTGTGGATGACCAATTGAGGTGTCTTAGAAAATTGATTCCAGGTGGAGAAGAGATTATGTGTGATGAACAAATGGTGAGTGAATTAGAGAGCTATGTAAGTTGTTTGCAAATGCAGGTGAATATTCTAAAGTGTCTCACTGATTAG
- the LOC123885854 gene encoding nifU-like protein 3, chloroplastic, whose protein sequence is MLGGSLSTPTTQCLKTRTTTIAMLYPSHRLLSTHFCLFKNLISGTRRFSSKESCFLRGHQINIKQFFGLISRRAPRNKAGFVVSPRCVLPLTEENVERVLDEVRPGLMADGGNVALHEIDGLVVILKLQGACGSCPSSTMTLKMGIETRLRDKIPEILEVEQILDTETGLELNEENVESILSEIRPYLIGTGGGTLELVEINDYIVQVRLSGPAAGVMTVRVALTQKLRDKIPSIAAVQLIE, encoded by the exons ATGTTGGGTGGTTCACTCTCAACTCCAACAACTCAATGTCTTaagacaagaacaacaacaattgCAATGCTTTATCCATCTCATAGATTATTGTCCACACATTTTTGTCTCTTTAAG aatcttaTATCAGGTACTagaagattttcttcaaaagaGAGTTGTTTTCTCAGAGGGCATCAAATTAATATTAAGCAATTTTTTGGGCTTATCTCTCGTAGAGCTCCAAGAAACAAAGCAG gATTtgttgtctctccaagatgtgtCCTGCCATTGACAGAAGAGAATGTGGAGAGGGTTTTGGATGAGGTAAGGCCTGGTTTGATGGCTGATGGAGGGAATGTGGCATTGCATGAGATAGATGGTCTTGTTGTTATCCTCAAACTACAAGGAGCATGTGGATCATGTCCTAGTTCAACCATGACATTAAAAATGGGGATTGAAACTCGCCTTCGCGATAAGATTCCAGAGATCTTGGAAGTAGAGCAGATACTAGATACTGAGACCGGTCTTGAGTTAAATGAAGAAAATGTTGAAAGT aTTCTTTCAGAAATTAGACCATATCTTATTGGCACAGGAGGAGGAACATTAGAGCTTGTTGAGATTAACGATTACATTGTTCAAGTTCGGTTAAGTGGACCAGCAGCAGGAGTTATGACGGTTCGTGTTGCCTTAACGCAGAAACTGAGAGACAAGATACCTTCTATTGCTGCAGTGCAGTTAATAGAATGA